One region of Vibrio cidicii genomic DNA includes:
- a CDS encoding M6 family metalloprotease domain-containing protein, with amino-acid sequence MPAPDWHQFTMADGSNRELRLMGNEELAWYQDRRGLVYIYQEQQWFFGRYIETDGVGEVISTGVSVTNQASVPSESDSHLHPVPQAKIWSSSLNSSNSTRTPSYHLSSRIRQNQDTVTQPLLVVEVSFSDQQMTNDFTQTIFGQQGQSVRDYFLKNSYNKYIVTPARESQGTENDGVIAISLNLVHPDCHSKEDNTCTSKLNNVFKEAYKKVDQYIDLSTYDVDGDGDIKPSELSVMFVFAGYDRAAGSLNRPYIWPHKFSHNSETLDGVTIRDYCLFADNQGDHQSTMGVIAHELGHLMLGLPDLYSYQHQGSIGDWGLMGGGSWGRKPGDRYSGETPVNMTAWSKEAAGFLEPEVLNNNQGYTVATEKGESVVYLDPYLQKMGPKLYLQNRRQVDYDRALSGEGVLATAVMIDNQFNSRGPMQVQIFQADGLDELSHGGWSDAGDLFPGSSNVTLLSDDTSPSLRLATAGRDTGVSLSNIVSSPQEAILTVTVPDSRGKHAWITSFSRQYAQYERSIEAIGFGVDVHHADTSLVGIQFYAQKQDPTLPIEWLFYQIMRMQTV; translated from the coding sequence ATGCCGGCACCAGATTGGCATCAATTCACTATGGCCGATGGTTCAAACAGAGAACTACGTCTGATGGGTAATGAGGAATTGGCTTGGTATCAAGATCGTCGAGGTTTGGTCTACATTTACCAAGAGCAGCAATGGTTTTTTGGGAGATACATAGAGACAGATGGTGTGGGGGAAGTCATTTCTACCGGTGTGTCTGTTACAAATCAGGCGAGCGTGCCGAGCGAATCGGACTCACATCTACACCCAGTACCGCAAGCAAAAATATGGTCGAGTTCACTCAATTCGAGCAATAGTACGCGTACTCCTTCTTATCATCTCTCTTCTAGAATACGTCAGAATCAAGATACAGTGACACAGCCTCTATTGGTTGTTGAAGTGAGCTTTTCTGATCAGCAAATGACTAATGATTTCACGCAAACTATTTTTGGTCAGCAAGGACAAAGTGTTAGAGATTATTTCCTAAAGAACAGTTACAACAAATATATTGTGACACCAGCGAGAGAATCACAAGGTACGGAAAATGATGGCGTTATTGCTATTTCACTGAATTTAGTGCATCCGGACTGTCATTCAAAAGAGGATAATACGTGTACAAGTAAACTGAACAACGTATTTAAAGAAGCCTATAAAAAAGTCGATCAATATATCGATCTTTCGACGTATGATGTAGATGGTGATGGTGACATCAAACCTTCAGAGCTGTCTGTTATGTTTGTTTTTGCGGGTTATGATCGCGCAGCAGGCAGCTTGAATCGCCCTTACATCTGGCCTCATAAATTTTCTCACAACAGTGAAACACTCGACGGTGTGACGATTCGCGATTACTGTCTGTTTGCTGATAATCAAGGCGACCACCAATCAACTATGGGGGTCATTGCACATGAGCTTGGTCACCTAATGTTGGGGTTGCCCGATTTGTATTCGTATCAGCATCAGGGATCCATCGGTGATTGGGGGCTGATGGGCGGCGGTTCCTGGGGACGTAAACCTGGCGATCGTTATTCTGGAGAAACACCCGTTAATATGACGGCTTGGAGCAAAGAGGCCGCGGGTTTCCTTGAACCAGAAGTGCTGAATAACAATCAAGGCTACACGGTTGCAACCGAGAAAGGGGAAAGTGTGGTTTATCTTGATCCTTATTTGCAGAAAATGGGACCAAAGCTTTATTTACAGAATCGTCGCCAAGTGGACTATGACAGAGCATTGTCTGGTGAGGGAGTATTGGCAACTGCGGTGATGATTGACAATCAATTTAACAGTCGTGGTCCGATGCAAGTGCAGATTTTTCAAGCAGATGGATTGGACGAACTCAGTCATGGTGGTTGGAGTGATGCAGGTGACCTTTTCCCGGGAAGCAGCAATGTCACTTTGCTCTCTGATGACACTTCCCCATCGCTACGTTTAGCCACAGCAGGACGCGATACCGGGGTCAGTTTGAGCAATATCGTCAGTTCGCCACAAGAGGCAATCTTGACCGTTACCGTGCCGGATTCACGTGGCAAGCACGCGTGGATCACCTCTTTCTCACGTCAGTACGCGCAATATGAACGGAGTATTGAGGCTATAGGCTTTGGTGTTGACGTACATCATGCCGATACCTCTTTAGTCGGCATTCAATTCTATGCGCAAAAGCAAGATCCCACTCTTCCAATAGAATGGTTGTTCTATCAAATTATGCGTATGCAAACTGTGTAA
- a CDS encoding OmpA family protein produces MLSKDIKTVQAKNSSEHCFFDEKKMSLVLNYQHNKAALTSIHQEAIKSYIGIADPNRKILVEGHADSTGSNDYNQRLSAKRANLVARYLQTDLGLGNRIVEKAFGESTPICAAEENRQNGCNRRVVLTLE; encoded by the coding sequence GTGCTGAGCAAAGATATCAAGACAGTGCAAGCGAAAAACAGCAGCGAACACTGCTTTTTCGATGAGAAAAAGATGTCGTTAGTGCTCAATTATCAGCACAACAAAGCAGCCTTGACCAGCATCCATCAAGAGGCAATTAAGAGTTACATCGGAATCGCGGATCCTAACCGCAAGATTCTGGTAGAAGGTCATGCAGACAGCACGGGGTCTAATGATTACAACCAGCGTCTTTCTGCCAAGCGTGCTAACTTAGTTGCCCGTTATTTGCAAACCGATCTTGGACTGGGTAACCGTATTGTTGAAAAAGCGTTCGGTGAATCTACGCCGATTTGCGCAGCTGAAGAAAATAGACAAAACGGTTGTAATCGTCGAGTAGTCCTAACGCTGGAATAA
- a CDS encoding RES family NAD+ phosphorylase: MKLYRLTQKRFADSPFDPIGAKLFGGRWNSKGSEALYFAESESLCCLEVFVHLNQGPGIRHQYDLYRIELPDELIATLATEDLPSNWRAIPPAESTQIIGDQFLSVAEPQFAALQVPSAISPRDKNYVVNPNHPSMSDIFLQAEKLEFSFDERIFK; this comes from the coding sequence ATGAAACTCTATCGTTTAACGCAAAAACGTTTTGCAGACAGCCCTTTTGACCCTATTGGAGCCAAATTATTTGGCGGACGCTGGAACTCAAAAGGAAGCGAAGCTCTCTATTTTGCCGAATCTGAATCGCTGTGCTGCTTAGAGGTTTTTGTTCACCTTAATCAAGGCCCCGGCATCCGCCATCAGTATGATCTCTATCGCATCGAACTGCCCGATGAACTGATTGCCACCCTTGCGACAGAAGATTTGCCAAGCAACTGGCGCGCCATTCCTCCCGCTGAATCCACGCAGATTATTGGCGACCAGTTTCTCAGTGTTGCCGAGCCGCAATTTGCGGCGTTGCAGGTCCCTTCTGCCATTTCTCCACGCGATAAAAATTATGTGGTTAACCCCAATCATCCATCGATGAGCGATATATTTCTGCAGGCGGAGAAATTAGAATTTTCCTTTGATGAGCGCATATTTAAATAA
- a CDS encoding antitoxin Xre/MbcA/ParS toxin-binding domain-containing protein translates to MSASAFQTFKPQANYQGGYWFDMGIESSEMARNESVHQGFTPDIYRNILQRAQLSQSEFHAITHIPLSTIKRRLAKQERFSTQESDVMYRLAMLIKLASDLFESEERALEWMRESVYGLGGKRPLDMVATTVDFEQVKDLIGRVQHGVFT, encoded by the coding sequence ATGAGTGCAAGCGCTTTCCAAACCTTTAAGCCCCAAGCCAACTACCAAGGCGGTTATTGGTTTGACATGGGCATTGAAAGCAGTGAAATGGCGAGAAACGAGTCGGTACACCAAGGTTTCACCCCTGACATTTATCGCAATATTTTGCAAAGAGCCCAACTGTCCCAGAGTGAGTTTCATGCGATTACCCATATTCCACTCAGTACTATAAAACGCAGACTGGCCAAGCAGGAACGATTTAGCACCCAAGAGAGTGACGTTATGTACCGTTTGGCAATGCTGATCAAACTGGCTAGCGATCTGTTCGAGAGTGAAGAACGTGCTCTTGAATGGATGCGTGAGTCTGTCTACGGCTTAGGCGGCAAACGCCCTCTGGATATGGTGGCAACAACGGTGGATTTTGAGCAAGTAAAGGATCTTATCGGGCGAGTGCAACATGGTGTTTTTACCTGA